A genomic stretch from Methylorubrum extorquens includes:
- the inh gene encoding isonitrile hydratase, ThiJ/PfpI family protein (Evidence 2a : Function from experimental evidences in other organisms; PubMedId : 12244065, 8626329, 8885414; Product type e : enzyme) — MLQILPSRGFETMTIEIGFLVFPKVQQLDLTGPYEVLAMVPGARVHLVAKALEPVTSATGLVLTPTITFAECPALDVICVPGGAGVNPLMEDAETLDFLRRQAANARFVTSVCTGALVLGAAGLLRGKRATTHWAAHDLLAAFGAIPTEGRVVRDGNLITGGGVTAGIDFGLTLAAELTDVATAKAIQLHQEYAPAPPFDAGRPETAGPEILAAARERLSATRREREAIVARVTRG; from the coding sequence ATGCTTCAGATTCTTCCGAGCCGAGGCTTCGAGACCATGACGATCGAGATCGGATTCCTCGTCTTCCCCAAGGTGCAGCAGCTCGATCTGACCGGCCCCTACGAGGTGCTGGCCATGGTGCCGGGCGCCCGCGTCCATCTCGTCGCGAAGGCGCTGGAACCGGTCACGAGCGCCACCGGCCTCGTGCTGACGCCCACAATCACCTTCGCCGAATGCCCGGCTCTCGACGTGATCTGCGTGCCCGGCGGCGCGGGGGTGAACCCGCTGATGGAGGATGCCGAGACCCTCGACTTCCTGCGCCGTCAGGCGGCGAACGCACGCTTTGTCACCTCCGTCTGCACCGGTGCCCTGGTGCTCGGCGCGGCGGGACTTCTGCGGGGCAAGCGGGCCACCACGCACTGGGCGGCGCACGATCTCCTCGCCGCCTTCGGGGCGATCCCGACCGAGGGGCGCGTGGTGCGCGACGGCAACCTGATCACCGGTGGCGGCGTGACCGCAGGCATCGATTTCGGCCTGACGCTCGCGGCCGAACTCACCGACGTGGCGACCGCGAAGGCGATCCAGCTCCATCAGGAATACGCTCCGGCCCCGCCCTTCGATGCCGGCCGCCCCGAAACCGCGGGTCCAGAGATTCTCGCGGCCGCCCGCGAGCGGCTGTCGGCGACGCGCCGGGAGCGGGAGGCCATCGTGGCGCGGGTGACGCGGGGTTAA